The Pyrus communis chromosome 9, drPyrComm1.1, whole genome shotgun sequence genome has a segment encoding these proteins:
- the LOC137744553 gene encoding uncharacterized protein translates to MSGRLGKLGTTLTVVFAVTLAALIAQFFFLLWRRRKSQFPTSIGPHEAHHNNRQPSSLHRNIDVDEVFKWQQRLYGVSSRVLFTIEEEEEREGLDSETPTTTYSSCAEKEAKTLVLDVAVTMRVEVEEATPPFTTPCASPPYYTPSPSPSRDFVV, encoded by the coding sequence ATGAGTGGTCGTCTTGGCAAGCTCGGGACAACTCTCACTGTAGTTTTTGCTGTCACTCTCGCCGCCCTTATAGCAcagttcttcttcctcctctggCGGCGAAGGAAGTCCCAGTTTCCGACCAGCATCGGGCCCCACGAAGCTCATCATAACAACCGACAACCTAGCTCACTGCACCGCAATATCGACGTGGACGAGGTGTTCAAGTGGCAGCAGCGACTGTACGGCGTGTCGTCCAGGGTGCTGTTCACGatcgaggaggaggaagagagagagggtctgGACTCCGAGACGCCGACAACGACGTATTCATCCTGTGCGGAGAAAGAGGCGAAGACGCTGGTTCTGGATGTAGCTGTCACTATGAGAGTAGAGGTGGAGGAGGCAACGCCGCCGTTTACTACGCCATGTGCTTCGCCGCCGTACTATACGCCTTCGCCTTCTCCTAGTCGTGATTTTGTAGTGTGA